Proteins from one Deinococcus actinosclerus genomic window:
- a CDS encoding alpha/beta fold hydrolase — protein MSDEGVTRTLVALHGNFASSRWWVDLLAAPPAGWRVLAPDLPGFAGTPHSGPVSIGAYADWVQEWLRAQGVTRPALLGHSLGGAVALDVAARDPQALSGLVLAASAPLSGLVTPEEHYPVLELLRTTPALLEASLGALFPSGRPANFADLLTDGANMAATHYSGNARALAGWQVDAARLAGLPTLVLGGELDALITPGLVRAQAAALGTAATVLPGRGHGFPQEDPAAFRALLEGFLDTLPAS, from the coding sequence ATGTCTGATGAAGGCGTGACCCGCACCCTGGTGGCCCTGCACGGTAATTTCGCCTCGTCCCGCTGGTGGGTGGACCTGCTCGCCGCGCCGCCGGCCGGGTGGCGGGTGCTCGCCCCTGACCTGCCGGGTTTCGCGGGCACGCCGCATTCGGGTCCCGTCTCCATCGGGGCGTATGCGGACTGGGTGCAGGAGTGGCTGCGCGCGCAGGGCGTCACGCGGCCCGCGCTGCTGGGCCACTCGCTGGGCGGCGCGGTGGCGCTGGATGTCGCAGCGCGTGACCCGCAGGCCCTGTCGGGGCTGGTGCTGGCGGCCAGCGCACCCCTGAGCGGGCTGGTCACGCCCGAGGAGCACTACCCGGTGCTGGAGCTGCTGCGCACCACGCCCGCTCTGCTGGAGGCCAGCCTGGGCGCGCTGTTTCCCTCCGGTCGACCGGCGAACTTCGCGGACCTGCTGACCGACGGGGCGAACATGGCCGCCACGCACTACAGCGGGAACGCCCGCGCGCTGGCCGGGTGGCAGGTGGACGCCGCGCGGCTGGCGGGGCTGCCGACGCTGGTGCTGGGGGGCGAACTGGACGCCCTGATCACCCCTGGCCTCGTGCGCGCGCAGGCGGCGGCGCTGGGCACGGCCGCCACCGTCCTGCCCGGGCGCGGGCACGGCTTCCCGCAGGAGGACCCGGCGGCCTTCCGCGCGCTGCTGGAGGGATTCCTGGACACCCTCCCCGCGTCCTAA
- a CDS encoding alpha/beta fold hydrolase translates to MAGQTVPLRLGGRAWGELNAARDNAVLVCHHYTGTMRAAGEQPDGTPGWWDALIGPGRALDTDRFYVACLNTPGNVQVRDPEVVTTGPATPHPDGQPWGERFPAWTMADLHGAQCGLLRSLGAPHWHAVVGPSFGGMQALQWAARTPALAPRVAAVVSSPVAGPVLRGVFGPLLHAAAQGEPDGALRETLRLITFFGLGADGVDLLFRDTDVDAYLRTRTATADLSHVLDIGRAVQTHDLLEVAPLDDLCRRWREQGTRLLSVNVRGDQFFPAAEMRDFAAQTQAAGVAHTHLEFDSPRGHLGGLTDTAAFEDALRDLMDTAPLPPALDAAEVRHV, encoded by the coding sequence GTGGCGGGCCAGACGGTGCCGCTGCGCCTGGGCGGCCGGGCCTGGGGTGAACTGAACGCCGCGCGGGACAACGCCGTGCTGGTCTGTCATCACTACACCGGCACCATGCGCGCCGCTGGCGAGCAGCCCGACGGGACGCCCGGCTGGTGGGACGCCCTGATCGGCCCGGGCCGCGCGCTGGACACCGACCGGTTCTACGTGGCGTGCCTGAACACGCCCGGGAACGTGCAGGTGCGCGACCCAGAGGTGGTCACGACCGGCCCGGCCACCCCTCACCCGGACGGGCAGCCCTGGGGGGAGCGGTTCCCAGCGTGGACGATGGCCGACCTGCACGGGGCGCAGTGCGGGCTGCTGCGCTCTCTGGGGGCGCCGCACTGGCACGCGGTGGTGGGGCCCAGCTTCGGTGGGATGCAGGCCCTACAGTGGGCGGCGCGCACCCCGGCGCTGGCGCCGCGCGTGGCGGCGGTCGTGAGCAGCCCGGTCGCGGGGCCGGTGCTGCGCGGCGTGTTCGGCCCGCTCCTGCACGCGGCGGCGCAGGGCGAGCCGGACGGGGCGCTGCGCGAGACGCTGCGCCTGATCACCTTCTTCGGGCTGGGCGCGGACGGCGTGGACCTGCTGTTCCGGGACACGGACGTGGACGCCTACCTGCGCACGCGCACCGCGACCGCCGACCTGAGCCACGTGCTGGACATCGGCCGGGCCGTGCAGACGCACGATCTGCTGGAGGTGGCCCCGCTGGACGACCTGTGCCGCCGCTGGCGCGAACAGGGCACGCGGCTGCTGAGCGTGAACGTGCGCGGCGACCAGTTCTTCCCGGCCGCCGAGATGCGCGATTTCGCCGCGCAGACGCAGGCGGCGGGCGTGGCGCACACCCACCTGGAGTTCGACTCGCCGCGCGGGCACCTGGGCGGCCTGACCGACACTGCCGCCTTCGAGGACGCCCTGCGGGACCTGATGGACACGGCGCCGCTGCCGCCCGCACTGGACGCGGCGGAGGTGCGCCATGTCTGA